Proteins encoded in a region of the Orcinus orca chromosome 8, mOrcOrc1.1, whole genome shotgun sequence genome:
- the SC5D gene encoding lathosterol oxidase: MDLVLNAADYYFFTPYIYPATWPEDSIFRQAVSLLIITNLGAYILYFLFATLSYYFVYDHSLMKHPQFLKNQVYREIMHSVQSMPWISLPTVSVFLLEVRGYSKLYDSIEEFPDGWLRFVASVLSFLFFTDMLIYWIHRGLHHRLVYKHLHKPHHIWKIPTPFASHAFHPLDGFLQGLPYHIYPFIFPLHKVVYLGLYVLVNIWTISIHDGDFRVPHIFRPFINGSAHHTDHHMLFDYNYGQYFTLWDRIGGSFKNPSSFEGNGPLNYVKKMTEENRNSHAVSGCKNEKLFNGEFKKTD; the protein is encoded by the exons ATGGATCTTGTACTCAATGCtgcagattattatttttttacaccaTACATATATCCAGCCACATGGCCAGAGGACAGCATCTTCCGACAAGCTGTCAGTCTCCTGATTATAACAAATCTCGGTGCTTATatcctttatttcttatttgcAACGCTGAGTTATTATTTTGTCTATGATCATTCATTAATGAAACacccacaatttttaaag AACCAAGTCTATCGAGAGATTATGCATTCTGTCCAGTCAATGCCATGGATAAGCCTCCCCACGGTCTCAGTGTTCCTGCTAGAGGTGAGAGGTTACAGCAAACTGTATGACAGCATAGAGGAGTTTCCAGACG GCTGGCTTCGATTCGTTGCTAGTGTactgtcctttctctttttcactgaCATGCTGATCTACTGGATTCACAGAGGCCTTCATCATAGACTTGTGTATAAG cACTTACACAAACCTCATCATATCTGGAAGATTCCAACTCCATTTGCAAGTCATGCTTTTCATCCTCTGGATGGCTTCCTTCAGGGTCTACCTTACCACATATACCCATTTATCTTCCCATTACACAAGGTAGTTTATTTAGGTTTGTATGTCTTGGTCAATATCTGGACAATTTCTATTCATGATGGTGATTTTCGTGTTCCCCATATCTTCAGGCCATTTATTAATGGCTCAGCTCATCATACAGACCACCACATGCTCTTTGACTATAACTATGGACAGTATTTCACATTGTGGGATAGAATTGGAGGCTCATTCAAAAATCCCTCCTCCTTTGAAGGGAACGGACCACTTAATTATGTGAAGAAGATGACAGAAGAAAACCGCAACAGCCATGCAGTAAGTggttgtaaaaatgaaaaattattcaatGGAGAGTTTAAAAAAACTGATTAG